In Crassostrea angulata isolate pt1a10 chromosome 6, ASM2561291v2, whole genome shotgun sequence, a genomic segment contains:
- the LOC128186622 gene encoding CUB and sushi domain-containing protein 3-like, with translation MSLLPLLYLIPYVTGQIFSVHQDINASKNGSSGTVTSPGYPGNYPNNANYTWTLTTGDSNARVVINITDFSVVQYRFTSKCDDYLQIERIEPNYALIMKRCGEIVPYNVKYNGNIFFVTFVSDNIHKARGFNLSWKVYIPDTTTKRTTTTTTEITTTKLTTITTEITTTKPIAKKSTREIHTLPSALLTLNQKQPRTHENGPFTKTTESYIVNEKAINQTTTFNLREISMDLSIAYLISAIVVIEIILTAIGIHFVKQRQMNLRYHGDEEVNKNTTNPYSSISRNSGNGNYEIMQLNNVSNDHNLRQTEHNECTYIEVIEHEYDYTYGDIAPVSVNIL, from the exons ATGAGCCTTCTCCCGCTACTTTATCTGATACCTTATGTGACTG GGCAGATTTTTTCCGTCCACCAAGATATCAACGCTTCGAAAAATGGTAGTAGTGGTACTGTTACGTCACCTGGTTATCCTGGAAATTATCCAAACAATGCAAATTACACATGGACCCTGACAACTGGAGATTCCAACGCAAGGGTCGTAATAAACATTACTGACTTTAGTGTGGTACAGTACCGCTTTACTTCAAAGTGTGATGATTATTTACAG ATAGAGAGGATAGAACCCAATTACGCGCTAATTATGAAGAGATGTGGTGAAATCGTTCCATATAATGTTAAGTACAATGGGAACATTTTCTTCGTTACATTTGTGTCAGATAACATTCACAAAGCTAGAGGGTTTAATTTGTCCTGGAAAG TATACATCCCTGATACAACAACAAAACGAacgacgacaacaacaacagagataacaacaacaaaactaaCGACAATAACAACAGagataacaacaacaaaaccaaTAGCAAAAAAATCAACAAGGGAGATCCATACATTGCCGTCAGCTTTGTTGACTTTGAACCAAAAACAACCAAGGACACACGAAAATGGTCCATTCACAAAGACTACAGAGTCGTATATAGTAAacgaaaaag CAATTAATCAAACAACTACATTTAATCTACGAGAGATAAGTATGGATTTAAGTAT agCATATTTGATTTCAGCTATTGTAGTGATCGAAATTATTTTGACAGCCATTGGTATACATTTTGTGAAACAACGTCAGATGAACTTAAG GTATCATGGTGACGAGGAAGTCAACAAGAACACAACAAATCCTTACTCTAGCATATCAAGAAACAGTGGTAATGGAAACTATGAAATTATGCAACTAAATAATGTCTCCAATGATCACAATCTACGGCAAACTGAACACAATGAGTGTACGTACATTGAAGTTATTGAACATGAGTATGACTACACATATGGAGACATAGCACCAGTGAGTGTCAATATTCTGTGA